A window from Mycobacterium saskatchewanense encodes these proteins:
- a CDS encoding SRPBCC family protein yields the protein MTVTVVDAGPRRVSRSVEVAAPAAELYALVADPRRHPELDGSGTVRGNIKAPAKLVVGSKFSTKMKMFGLPYRITSTVTALEPDRVVEWRHPVGHRWRWEFEPLSPALTRVTETFDYRDAGAIKNTLRYYERIGAKRANAAGIEATLARLRGRYTAR from the coding sequence ATGACCGTGACCGTCGTCGACGCCGGACCCCGACGGGTGAGCCGGTCGGTGGAAGTCGCCGCGCCGGCGGCCGAGTTGTACGCGTTGGTCGCCGACCCCCGGCGCCATCCCGAGCTCGACGGTTCTGGAACCGTGCGCGGCAACATCAAGGCCCCCGCCAAACTTGTTGTGGGATCGAAGTTCTCGACGAAGATGAAGATGTTCGGGCTGCCCTACCGCATCACCAGCACCGTGACCGCTCTGGAACCCGACCGCGTGGTCGAGTGGCGCCATCCGGTGGGTCACCGCTGGCGGTGGGAGTTCGAGCCGCTCTCTCCGGCGCTGACGCGGGTGACCGAGACCTTCGACTACCGCGACGCCGGGGCGATCAAGAACACGCTGAGGTACTACGAGCGGATCGGTGCCAAGCGTGCGAACGCGGCCGGCATCGAGGCCACGCTGGCCCGGCTGCGCGGTCGCTACACCGCGCGATAA
- a CDS encoding heavy metal translocating P-type ATPase encodes MTTAAVARIELTISGMTCASCAARIEKKLNGLDSVAATVNYATEKATATAPSDYDPQTLIAEVEKAGYTATLVPSRAPGGEDPGLGALRARLTVAAVLAVPVIALAMIPAWQFRYWQWVSLALATPVVLWAGRAFHAAAWTNLTHRTATMDTLVSIGTLSAFLWSLYALFWGPAGEPGMRHGFELTVRRGDGAGDIYFEVAAGVTLFLLAGRYFEKRSKRRAGAALRALLELGAKDVAVLRGGTETRIPVERLAVGDEFVVRPGEKIATDGIVASGSSAVDACMLTGESVPVEVGAGDGVAGGTVNVGGHLIVRATRVGDDTQLAQMAALIEAAQSGKAEVQRLADRVAGVFVPVVLAVALATLAGWLLAGFPITAALAAAVAVVIIACPCALGLATPTALLVGTGRAAQLGVLLKGPEVLESTREVDTIVLDKTGTVTTGRMSLVGVVPGPETDAETLLRYAGSLEDASEHPLARAIAAAAEARLGALPAPTAFANLAGSGVRGVVDGHDVVVGRPALVADRTRPLDTSLAAAATAEEREGRTVVAVGWDGHPHGLLVLADTVKHTSAEAVRQFKLLGLTPVLLTGDNRVVARRIAAEVGIAHVIADTLPAGKVAAVERLQAEGKVVAMVGDGVNDAAALATADLGLAMGTGTDVAIEAADLIVMGGDLRAAADAIRLARRTLRTIKANLFWAFGYNVAAIPLAALGLLNPMLAGAAMALSSVFVVANSLRLRSFASVIRDS; translated from the coding sequence ATGACGACGGCCGCGGTGGCCCGCATCGAGCTGACGATCTCGGGCATGACCTGCGCCTCCTGCGCGGCCAGGATCGAGAAGAAGCTGAACGGGCTGGACAGCGTCGCCGCGACCGTCAATTACGCCACCGAGAAAGCCACCGCGACCGCGCCGTCCGATTACGACCCACAAACGCTGATCGCCGAGGTCGAGAAGGCGGGTTACACCGCGACCCTGGTCCCGAGCCGCGCGCCGGGTGGCGAGGACCCCGGGCTGGGGGCGCTGCGCGCCCGCCTGACCGTCGCCGCGGTCCTGGCCGTCCCGGTCATCGCCCTGGCGATGATCCCCGCGTGGCAGTTCCGCTACTGGCAGTGGGTCTCGCTGGCCCTGGCCACCCCGGTCGTCCTGTGGGCCGGGCGCGCCTTCCACGCCGCCGCCTGGACCAACCTCACCCACCGCACCGCCACCATGGACACTCTGGTCTCGATCGGGACGTTGTCGGCCTTCCTCTGGTCGCTGTACGCCCTGTTCTGGGGGCCGGCCGGCGAGCCGGGCATGCGCCACGGTTTCGAGCTGACCGTCCGGCGCGGGGACGGCGCCGGCGACATCTACTTCGAGGTGGCCGCCGGTGTCACGTTGTTCCTCCTGGCCGGCCGGTACTTCGAGAAGCGCTCCAAGCGCCGGGCGGGTGCCGCCCTGCGCGCGCTGCTCGAACTCGGCGCCAAGGACGTCGCCGTGCTGCGCGGCGGCACCGAGACCCGCATCCCGGTGGAGCGGCTGGCGGTGGGCGACGAGTTCGTGGTGCGCCCCGGCGAGAAGATCGCCACCGACGGGATCGTCGCGTCAGGCTCGTCAGCCGTGGACGCCTGCATGCTCACCGGCGAATCTGTCCCCGTCGAGGTCGGCGCCGGCGACGGCGTGGCCGGCGGCACGGTCAACGTCGGCGGGCACCTGATCGTGCGGGCCACCCGGGTCGGCGACGACACCCAGCTGGCGCAGATGGCCGCGCTCATCGAGGCCGCCCAGTCGGGCAAGGCCGAGGTGCAGCGGCTGGCGGACCGCGTAGCCGGGGTCTTCGTTCCCGTCGTTCTGGCGGTCGCGCTGGCCACGCTCGCCGGCTGGCTGCTGGCGGGATTCCCGATCACCGCGGCCCTCGCCGCGGCCGTCGCGGTCGTCATTATCGCTTGCCCGTGCGCGCTGGGACTGGCGACGCCGACCGCTCTGCTGGTCGGCACCGGCCGCGCGGCGCAGCTGGGCGTTTTACTCAAAGGTCCCGAAGTCCTCGAGTCGACCCGGGAGGTCGACACGATCGTGCTCGACAAGACCGGCACCGTGACCACCGGCCGGATGTCGCTCGTAGGCGTCGTCCCCGGGCCCGAGACGGATGCCGAGACGCTGCTGCGGTATGCCGGCTCTTTGGAAGACGCCTCCGAACATCCCCTCGCCCGGGCGATCGCCGCGGCCGCTGAGGCGCGCCTCGGCGCCCTACCGGCGCCCACGGCCTTCGCCAACCTGGCGGGCAGCGGCGTTCGGGGTGTCGTGGACGGTCACGACGTGGTGGTCGGACGCCCGGCCCTGGTCGCCGACCGCACCCGGCCGCTCGACACATCGTTGGCAGCCGCCGCCACGGCCGAGGAGCGCGAGGGCAGAACCGTCGTGGCCGTGGGCTGGGATGGCCACCCGCACGGGCTGCTGGTGCTCGCGGACACCGTCAAGCACACCAGCGCCGAGGCCGTCCGGCAGTTCAAGCTCCTGGGGCTGACGCCGGTGCTGCTCACCGGCGACAACCGGGTAGTCGCCCGCCGGATCGCGGCCGAGGTCGGGATCGCGCACGTCATCGCTGACACCCTGCCGGCGGGGAAGGTCGCCGCCGTCGAGCGTCTGCAGGCCGAGGGCAAGGTCGTCGCCATGGTCGGCGACGGCGTCAACGACGCCGCCGCCCTGGCCACCGCCGACCTCGGGTTGGCCATGGGCACCGGGACGGACGTGGCGATCGAGGCGGCCGACCTCATCGTCATGGGCGGGGACCTGCGCGCCGCGGCCGACGCGATTCGGCTGGCCCGGCGGACGCTGCGGACCATCAAGGCGAATCTCTTCTGGGCGTTCGGCTACAACGTGGCCGCCATCCCGTTGGCCGCACTCGGCCTGCTCAACCCGATGCTGGCCGGCGCCGCGATGGCTCTGTCGAGCGTTTTCGTCGTCGCCAACAGCCTGCGCCTGCGCTCTTTCGCGAGCGTCATCCGCGATTCCTGA
- a CDS encoding heavy-metal-associated domain-containing protein, whose protein sequence is MVTTEYRVSGMSCGHCEAAVRSEVTRIPGVDGVDVDAQTGRLVVTGSAAIDDAAVLSAVDEAGYEAVRVA, encoded by the coding sequence ATGGTGACGACCGAGTACCGGGTCAGCGGCATGAGCTGCGGGCACTGCGAAGCCGCCGTGCGCAGCGAAGTGACCCGGATCCCCGGGGTGGACGGCGTCGACGTCGACGCGCAAACGGGCCGGCTGGTGGTCACCGGTTCGGCCGCGATCGACGACGCGGCGGTGCTGAGCGCCGTCGACGAAGCCGGCTACGAGGCGGTCCGGGTCGCATGA
- a CDS encoding mycofactocin-coupled SDR family oxidoreductase: MSQLIPGRVALITGAARGQGRAHAVRLSSEGADIIALDIAGPLPATVPYESATPDDLAETARLVSGNGGRIVTAAVDIRDLDALRAAVDDAVAELGRLDVVVANAGICSPAAWDRITPEAFRDTIDTNVTGTWNTVMACAPHVIEAGRGGSIILIGSAAGVRMEPFMVHYTASKHAITGMARAFAAELGRHKIRVNSLHPGAVATPMGGGQMREAIRSAGDTYPELRGRNKPLLPEGIAQPEDIADAVAWLASDQSRFVTGTQVSVDMGISYC, from the coding sequence ATGAGCCAGTTGATTCCGGGACGGGTGGCTTTGATCACCGGTGCCGCGCGCGGACAGGGCCGCGCGCACGCGGTACGCCTCAGCAGCGAAGGCGCCGACATCATCGCGCTCGACATCGCCGGCCCCCTGCCTGCAACGGTCCCCTACGAGTCGGCGACGCCCGACGACCTCGCCGAGACGGCGCGGCTGGTGAGCGGCAACGGCGGCCGGATCGTCACCGCGGCAGTCGACATCCGCGACCTCGATGCGCTTCGCGCCGCGGTCGACGACGCGGTGGCCGAGCTCGGTCGACTCGACGTGGTGGTCGCCAACGCCGGGATCTGCAGCCCCGCCGCGTGGGACCGGATCACCCCGGAGGCCTTCCGCGACACCATCGACACCAACGTGACCGGGACCTGGAACACCGTGATGGCCTGCGCGCCGCACGTGATCGAGGCCGGCCGGGGCGGCTCGATCATCCTCATCGGCTCGGCCGCCGGCGTCAGGATGGAGCCGTTCATGGTCCACTACACCGCGAGCAAGCACGCCATCACCGGAATGGCGCGCGCCTTCGCCGCCGAGCTCGGGCGCCACAAAATCCGTGTGAACAGCCTGCACCCGGGGGCGGTCGCCACCCCGATGGGCGGCGGGCAGATGCGCGAGGCGATCCGGTCGGCCGGCGACACCTACCCCGAACTCCGTGGCCGCAACAAGCCGCTGCTGCCCGAGGGCATCGCCCAGCCCGAGGACATCGCCGACGCCGTCGCCTGGCTGGCGAGCGACCAGTCCAGGTTCGTGACGGGAACCCAGGTGTCGGTCGACATGGGCATCTCGTACTGCTGA
- a CDS encoding alpha/beta hydrolase-fold protein: MQQFFGQLSLLHGWLPPTMQAVALLVVIAAVEWRKRRWHRWVLPGALVTAAALTGLSYWYLGSLGVAGDPAPTGLWLWIAMTGLAAAVLLLGWPGTRWWRRGFAAVAVPLCALCAGLALNAWVGYFPTALAAWNQLTSVPLPDQIDRLRVTEMQLAGTRPAKGVVVPVDVDSTASHFPHRQELVYLPPAWFNSNPPPRLPTVMMISSAFNTPADWLGPGGAFTAIDGFAAAHHGFSPVLVFVDPTGSFDNDTECVNGSRGNAADHLAKDVVPFMVSNFGVSANRENWGVAGWSMGGTCAVDLAVMHPELFRAFVDIAGDRSPNVGPKDQSIARLFGGNAAAWSDFDPITVMNRHGRYTGLSGWFDVPGSAGPRNVAEEANPSAGPPNTDPGANPEGQDAAANALCATATANGIDCAVVSQPGRHDWPFAAQAFASSLPWLASTLGTPSTEPVPLPQRSDGQPH, encoded by the coding sequence TTGCAACAGTTCTTCGGACAGTTGTCCTTGCTGCACGGCTGGTTGCCGCCGACGATGCAGGCGGTGGCGCTGCTGGTCGTGATTGCGGCGGTTGAGTGGCGCAAGCGCCGCTGGCACCGGTGGGTATTGCCGGGGGCGCTGGTGACCGCCGCGGCGCTGACCGGCCTCTCCTACTGGTACCTCGGGTCGCTCGGCGTGGCCGGGGACCCGGCGCCGACGGGGTTGTGGCTCTGGATCGCCATGACCGGCCTCGCCGCCGCCGTACTGCTGCTGGGTTGGCCCGGCACGCGATGGTGGCGACGCGGGTTCGCGGCCGTCGCCGTACCGCTGTGTGCGCTGTGCGCTGGCCTGGCGCTGAACGCCTGGGTCGGCTATTTCCCCACCGCCCTCGCCGCGTGGAATCAGCTGACGTCGGTGCCCCTGCCCGACCAGATCGACCGGCTGCGGGTGACGGAGATGCAGCTGGCCGGCACTCGGCCGGCCAAGGGCGTGGTGGTCCCGGTGGACGTCGACTCCACCGCGTCCCACTTCCCGCACCGCCAGGAACTGGTCTATCTGCCGCCGGCATGGTTCAACAGCAATCCGCCGCCGCGGCTGCCGACGGTCATGATGATCAGCTCCGCCTTCAACACCCCGGCCGACTGGCTGGGCCCGGGGGGCGCCTTCACCGCAATCGACGGCTTCGCCGCCGCCCACCACGGCTTCTCGCCGGTGCTGGTGTTCGTCGACCCGACCGGGTCGTTCGACAACGACACGGAATGCGTCAACGGCAGCCGCGGTAACGCCGCCGACCACCTGGCCAAAGACGTGGTGCCGTTCATGGTCTCGAACTTCGGCGTGAGCGCCAACCGCGAGAACTGGGGCGTCGCCGGATGGTCGATGGGCGGCACCTGCGCCGTCGACCTGGCGGTCATGCACCCCGAGTTGTTCCGGGCATTCGTGGACATTGCCGGTGATCGCAGCCCCAACGTCGGCCCCAAGGATCAGTCCATCGCCCGACTGTTCGGCGGCAACGCCGCCGCATGGTCGGATTTCGACCCCATCACCGTGATGAACCGGCATGGGCGCTACACGGGGCTGTCGGGGTGGTTCGACGTCCCGGGGTCGGCCGGGCCCCGCAACGTCGCCGAGGAGGCCAACCCGAGCGCCGGGCCTCCGAACACCGATCCGGGCGCCAACCCCGAGGGTCAGGACGCTGCAGCAAACGCGCTGTGCGCGACCGCAACGGCGAACGGAATCGATTGCGCGGTGGTCTCCCAGCCGGGCAGGCACGACTGGCCGTTCGCCGCGCAGGCCTTCGCCTCGTCACTGCCGTGGCTGGCCTCGACGCTGGGCACGCCCAGTACAGAGCCGGTGCCGTTGCCGCAGCGCAGCGACGGGCAACCGCACTGA
- a CDS encoding polysaccharide deacetylase family protein, translated as MANDFGYPLPPGSGSRTPTSHRKSAARNRTRASRASAAGASDRGRAATELNRRRFLGGLAAATVAAVGAARLVVDPQPRTFAQTPPPDVVTSGPTAPAALLQPPPPSARIPLPGGGALTKIPGDGDLLALTVDDGVNSEVVRAYTQFAKDTGIRLTFFVNGVYDSWTENLETLRPLVDSGQIQLGNHTWSHPDLTTLPKGQIAEQLKRNDDFLKKTYGIGAKPYWRPPYAKRNASVDAVAADFGYTVPVLWSGSLSDSTLITEDYILQMADQYFTPQSIVIGHLNHLPVTHVYPQLVDIIRSRNLRSVTLNDVFLKTP; from the coding sequence GTGGCAAATGACTTCGGCTACCCGCTTCCCCCCGGCTCGGGGTCGCGCACGCCGACGTCGCATCGCAAAAGCGCCGCGCGCAACCGCACCCGCGCCTCCAGAGCTTCCGCTGCGGGGGCGTCCGATCGGGGCCGCGCCGCGACGGAGCTCAACCGGCGTCGTTTCCTCGGGGGCCTGGCGGCGGCCACCGTCGCCGCGGTGGGCGCCGCCCGGCTGGTGGTCGACCCGCAACCCCGGACGTTCGCCCAGACGCCGCCGCCGGACGTGGTGACCTCTGGACCGACCGCCCCGGCGGCCCTCCTGCAGCCCCCGCCCCCCAGCGCGCGCATCCCGCTGCCCGGCGGCGGCGCGCTGACGAAGATTCCCGGTGACGGCGACCTGCTGGCACTGACCGTCGACGACGGCGTCAACAGCGAGGTCGTGCGCGCCTACACGCAGTTCGCCAAGGACACCGGGATCCGGCTGACGTTCTTCGTCAACGGCGTCTACGACTCCTGGACCGAGAACCTCGAGACGCTGCGCCCGCTCGTCGACAGCGGGCAGATCCAACTGGGGAACCACACCTGGTCGCACCCGGACCTGACAACGCTGCCGAAGGGGCAGATCGCCGAACAGCTCAAGCGCAACGACGACTTCCTCAAGAAGACCTACGGCATCGGCGCGAAGCCCTACTGGCGGCCGCCCTACGCCAAGCGCAACGCCAGCGTCGACGCCGTCGCTGCCGACTTCGGCTACACCGTCCCGGTCCTGTGGTCTGGCTCGCTCTCGGATTCCACGCTGATCACCGAGGACTACATCCTCCAGATGGCCGACCAGTACTTCACCCCACAATCGATCGTCATCGGCCACCTCAACCACTTGCCCGTCACTCACGTTTATCCCCAGCTGGTCGACATCATCCGCTCGCGCAACCTGCGCAGCGTCACGCTCAACGACGTCTTCCTCAAGACGCCGTAG